The following are encoded together in the Streptomyces tsukubensis genome:
- a CDS encoding 1-aminocyclopropane-1-carboxylate deaminase/D-cysteine desulfhydrase produces MSAPVPAPPGSGEGGLGDVGALGTPGLPSPLYPVGDERFERHGVRLLLKRDDLIHPSVPGNKWRKLVPNLAEAAGRTVLTFGGAYSNHLRATAAAGRLLGLPTVGVVRGDELAGLPLNPSLARCAADGMRLCFVSRAAYRRRNDPAALSGLLEEAGAGPGDGVLDPFVVPEGGSNEAAVRGCAELGGELREAAAGVDVAAVACGTGGTLAGLAAGLGPRQRALGVPVLRGGFLGRDTEALQRSTFGGRRGDWWLDDRFHHGGYARVPPELEAFAADFEDRHGLPVERLYVAKMLHALVTLVGEGAFARGSAVAAVVTGRPEPS; encoded by the coding sequence ATGTCAGCGCCCGTCCCCGCCCCGCCCGGCTCGGGAGAAGGCGGACTCGGCGATGTCGGCGCCCTGGGCACGCCCGGTCTGCCGTCCCCCTTGTATCCGGTCGGCGACGAACGTTTTGAGCGCCACGGGGTGCGGCTGCTGCTGAAGCGGGACGACCTGATCCATCCCTCGGTGCCCGGCAACAAGTGGCGCAAGCTCGTCCCGAACCTCGCCGAGGCGGCCGGCCGGACCGTGCTGACCTTCGGCGGGGCGTACTCCAACCACCTTCGGGCCACTGCGGCGGCGGGGCGGCTGCTCGGCCTGCCCACCGTCGGTGTCGTACGCGGCGACGAGCTGGCGGGCCTGCCGCTCAACCCCTCGCTCGCCCGGTGCGCCGCCGACGGGATGCGGCTGTGTTTCGTGAGCCGTGCCGCGTACCGCCGCAGGAACGATCCAGCGGCCCTGTCCGGTCTCCTGGAGGAGGCGGGCGCGGGCCCGGGGGACGGAGTCCTCGACCCGTTCGTCGTCCCGGAGGGGGGCAGTAACGAGGCCGCGGTGCGTGGCTGCGCCGAGCTGGGCGGGGAACTGCGCGAGGCGGCTGCGGGCGTGGACGTGGCCGCCGTGGCCTGTGGGACCGGCGGGACACTCGCCGGTCTCGCGGCGGGGCTCGGCCCCCGGCAGCGGGCGCTCGGTGTGCCGGTGCTGAGGGGAGGGTTCCTCGGGCGGGACACGGAGGCGTTGCAGCGGAGTACCTTCGGCGGGCGCAGGGGTGACTGGTGGCTCGATGACCGCTTCCACCACGGCGGATACGCCCGTGTCCCTCCGGAACTCGAAGCGTTCGCGGCGGACTTCGAGGACCGGCACGGCCTGCCCGTGGAGAGGCTGTACGTCGCCAAGATGCTCCACGCGCTCGTGACGCTGGTGGGCGAGGGGGCCTTCGCCCGGGGGTCGGCGGTGGCCGCCGTGGTGACGGGCCGCCCGGAGCCTTCGTGA
- a CDS encoding N-acetylmuramoyl-L-alanine amidase → MASPMSASRFLDILEDEGATVVEVGAWRDHNRNAQGAWGPMHGVMIHHTVTSGSKATVELCRKGHASLPGPLCHGVITKDGTVHLVGYGRANHAGLGDDDVLRAVIAEKKTLPHDNESNTDGNRHFYGFECENLGDGEDPWPEAQLEAIEQVSAAICRHHGWTERSVIGHLEWQPGKVDPRGFTMKEMRARIGARLK, encoded by the coding sequence ATGGCCTCACCCATGTCAGCCAGCAGGTTCCTGGACATCCTTGAGGACGAGGGTGCCACCGTCGTCGAGGTCGGCGCGTGGCGCGACCACAATCGGAACGCGCAGGGCGCGTGGGGCCCGATGCACGGTGTGATGATCCACCACACCGTGACCTCGGGCAGCAAGGCGACCGTGGAGCTCTGCCGCAAGGGGCATGCCTCGCTGCCGGGTCCGCTGTGTCACGGGGTCATCACCAAGGACGGCACCGTGCATCTGGTGGGGTACGGCAGGGCCAATCACGCGGGTCTCGGCGACGACGACGTACTGCGGGCGGTCATCGCGGAGAAGAAGACACTGCCGCACGACAACGAGTCGAACACCGACGGGAACAGGCACTTCTACGGCTTCGAATGCGAGAACCTCGGCGACGGCGAAGACCCCTGGCCGGAGGCGCAGCTGGAGGCCATCGAGCAGGTCTCCGCGGCGATCTGTCGTCACCATGGGTGGACGGAGCGCTCGGTCATCGGGCATCTGGAGTGGCAGCCGGGCAAGGTCGATCCGCGTGGTTTCACCATGAAGGAGATGCGGGCGCGGATCGGCGCGCGCCTGAAGTGA
- a CDS encoding family 2B encapsulin nanocompartment shell protein, which produces MSVGEELRSDAPKPQQSLGTAAARNLATTTKSAPQMQEISSRWLLRALPWVQVQGGTYRVNRRLSYSVGDGRITFVKTGDEVRVIPAELGELPALRSFDDQETLGELAQRCRQREVAAGELIASFGSPANEVYLLAHGKVEKVGTGPYGGDAVIGVLADGAYFGEQALLDGEAIWEYSARAVTACTVLVLPRAEVEQVAERAEPLAAHLRRLRTIPAQRTNTFGESAIDLSAGHVGEAALPGTFVDYESAPREYELSVAQTVLRVHSRVADLYNQPMNQTEQQLRLTVEALKERQEHELVNNREFGLLNNCEYEQRLQPHDGVPSPDDLDELLSRRRGSKLFLAHPKAIAAFGRECNKRGLVPESIDVAGNRIPTWRGVPIYPCNKIPVTEARTTSIICMRTGEDEQGVVGLRQSGIPDEIEPSLSVRFMGISEQAIISYLVSTYYSAAVLVPDALGVLENVEIGRWS; this is translated from the coding sequence ATGTCGGTAGGCGAAGAACTCCGTTCGGACGCGCCCAAGCCGCAGCAGAGCTTGGGCACTGCGGCAGCGCGGAATCTGGCCACCACCACCAAGTCCGCGCCGCAGATGCAGGAGATCAGCTCGCGCTGGCTGCTGCGCGCGCTGCCCTGGGTCCAGGTGCAAGGCGGTACGTACCGGGTGAACCGCAGGCTCAGTTACTCGGTCGGAGACGGACGTATCACGTTCGTGAAGACCGGCGACGAGGTGAGGGTGATCCCAGCAGAACTCGGTGAGTTGCCGGCCCTTCGCTCCTTCGACGACCAGGAGACGCTGGGCGAGCTCGCCCAGCGGTGCCGGCAGCGTGAGGTCGCCGCCGGGGAGTTGATCGCGTCCTTCGGCAGCCCCGCGAACGAGGTCTATCTCCTGGCCCACGGCAAGGTCGAGAAGGTCGGCACGGGGCCGTACGGCGGTGACGCCGTAATCGGAGTCCTCGCGGACGGCGCGTACTTCGGCGAACAGGCGCTCCTCGACGGGGAGGCCATCTGGGAGTACTCGGCGCGAGCTGTCACCGCGTGCACCGTCCTCGTACTGCCGCGTGCGGAGGTCGAGCAGGTCGCCGAGCGCGCGGAACCACTCGCCGCCCACCTCAGGCGGCTTCGCACCATCCCCGCCCAGCGCACCAACACGTTCGGTGAATCCGCCATCGACTTGTCGGCGGGACATGTCGGAGAGGCCGCGCTGCCTGGCACGTTCGTGGACTACGAGTCGGCGCCGCGAGAGTACGAACTGAGCGTCGCCCAGACCGTCCTGCGCGTCCACTCGCGCGTCGCGGACCTCTACAACCAGCCCATGAACCAGACGGAACAGCAGCTCCGTCTCACCGTGGAGGCGCTGAAGGAGCGCCAGGAACACGAGTTGGTCAACAACCGGGAGTTCGGGCTTCTCAACAACTGCGAGTACGAACAGCGGCTCCAGCCGCACGACGGCGTCCCCAGCCCGGACGACCTGGACGAACTGCTGAGCCGCAGGCGGGGTTCGAAGCTCTTCCTCGCGCACCCGAAGGCCATCGCAGCCTTCGGCCGCGAGTGCAACAAGCGGGGGCTCGTCCCGGAAAGCATCGATGTCGCAGGCAACCGCATTCCCACCTGGCGCGGCGTCCCCATCTATCCCTGCAACAAGATCCCCGTCACCGAGGCCAGGACCACGTCGATCATCTGCATGCGTACGGGTGAGGACGAGCAAGGGGTCGTGGGCCTGCGCCAGTCCGGTATCCCCGACGAGATCGAACCCAGTCTCTCGGTGCGCTTCATGGGCATCAGCGAGCAGGCGATCATCTCCTACCTCGTGAGTACCTACTACTCGGCAGCTGTCCTGGTGCCCGACGCCCTTGGTGTCCTGGAGAACGTCGAGATCGGCCGCTGGTCCTGA
- a CDS encoding family 2 encapsulin nanocompartment cargo protein polyprenyl transferase: MTETADTTEAAGASFPTVPAQRRGAGANEPHESAFILDSARRAVEPELRAAVESLPGSMRRVGRYHFGWEHADGSPARGQSGKAVRPALVLAAVRALGGSPSLAVRAAAAVELTHNFTLLHDDVIDHDVTRRHRATAWTVFGETDAILAGDAFQALAQSLLAKDRHPASSAAAGRLASCVIELCAGQHADAALEARSPSDVTLDECLAMAESKTGALLGCASAMGALYANADGEKVAALDAFGREAGLAFQLIDDIIGIWGDPEHTGKPAGADLLARKKSLPVVAALTSGTSAGTEIARWYSGPPEEMDPVRMASAIEKAGGRDWAQFHAADRMSRAVFQLSQAVPEPEKAGELLALAEFVTRRTY; encoded by the coding sequence ATGACAGAGACCGCGGACACGACGGAGGCGGCGGGCGCGTCTTTCCCCACCGTTCCCGCCCAGCGGCGGGGTGCGGGCGCGAATGAACCGCACGAGAGCGCCTTCATCCTGGACTCGGCGAGGAGGGCCGTGGAGCCGGAGCTTCGGGCGGCGGTCGAGTCGCTGCCCGGCTCGATGCGGCGCGTCGGGCGCTACCACTTCGGCTGGGAGCACGCGGACGGCAGCCCCGCCCGGGGTCAGAGTGGGAAGGCGGTCAGGCCGGCGCTCGTCCTCGCCGCCGTCAGGGCGCTCGGGGGCAGTCCCTCGCTGGCCGTACGGGCCGCCGCCGCCGTGGAGTTGACGCACAACTTCACCCTGCTCCACGACGACGTCATCGACCACGACGTGACCCGCAGACACCGGGCCACCGCTTGGACGGTGTTCGGTGAGACGGACGCGATCCTCGCGGGGGACGCGTTCCAGGCACTGGCGCAGAGTCTGCTGGCAAAGGACCGGCATCCCGCTTCGTCGGCGGCGGCGGGCAGACTCGCGTCGTGCGTCATAGAACTGTGCGCGGGCCAGCACGCCGACGCCGCTCTCGAAGCGCGGTCACCGAGTGATGTCACACTCGATGAGTGCCTGGCCATGGCCGAGTCCAAGACCGGGGCTCTGCTCGGCTGCGCGAGCGCCATGGGCGCGCTGTACGCGAACGCGGACGGCGAGAAGGTGGCCGCGCTCGACGCGTTCGGCAGGGAGGCAGGGCTCGCCTTCCAGCTCATCGACGACATCATCGGCATCTGGGGCGACCCGGAGCACACCGGGAAGCCCGCGGGAGCCGATCTGCTGGCCCGCAAGAAGTCGTTGCCTGTCGTCGCCGCCCTCACATCGGGCACGTCGGCGGGGACAGAGATCGCCCGGTGGTACAGCGGTCCGCCCGAGGAGATGGACCCGGTGCGGATGGCATCGGCGATCGAGAAGGCGGGCGGGCGGGACTGGGCCCAGTTCCACGCGGCCGATCGGATGTCCCGCGCCGTGTTCCAGCTCTCGCAGGCCGTACCGGAACCGGAGAAGGCGGGCGAACTGCTGGCTCTCGCCGAGTTCGTCACCAGACGCACCTACTGA
- a CDS encoding GNAT family N-acetyltransferase → MGVAIRRAGADDRESVVRLLDETFLNDPVSSWIFPEKERREGHHRFLMESFLDAANSGGWVDVAEDGSAAALWVRVPADTSESLEPQEPQESSEPPGGAESEDGAPLVPGVNGQEAERIGRVNALTGEVHPHDGGAHLYLLLIAVSPSRQGEGLGTALINSVLDSCDRDGVPAYLEASSARSRELYLRLGFADAGWVVELPEGPRMWPLWRDPVTGAA, encoded by the coding sequence ATGGGTGTGGCGATAAGACGCGCCGGCGCGGACGACAGGGAGTCGGTGGTGCGGCTCCTTGACGAAACGTTTCTGAACGATCCCGTGAGTAGCTGGATATTCCCGGAGAAGGAACGCAGGGAGGGGCACCACCGTTTCCTCATGGAGTCCTTCCTCGACGCCGCCAACAGCGGAGGCTGGGTGGATGTCGCGGAGGACGGCTCTGCCGCCGCCCTCTGGGTGCGTGTCCCCGCCGATACGTCGGAGTCGCTGGAGCCACAGGAGCCACAGGAGTCGTCGGAGCCTCCGGGAGGGGCGGAGAGCGAGGACGGGGCGCCACTCGTCCCCGGTGTCAATGGCCAGGAGGCCGAACGCATCGGTCGGGTCAACGCTTTGACGGGAGAGGTGCACCCGCACGACGGCGGCGCGCATCTCTATCTCCTCCTGATAGCGGTGTCACCGTCCCGGCAGGGCGAAGGACTCGGGACCGCCCTGATCAACTCCGTGCTGGACAGCTGCGATCGGGACGGTGTGCCCGCGTACCTGGAAGCGAGCAGCGCCCGTAGTCGTGAGCTGTATCTGCGGCTGGGTTTCGCCGACGCGGGGTGGGTGGTCGAGCTGCCGGAGGGCCCCCGCATGTGGCCCCTCTGGCGCGATCCGGTGACCGGCGCCGCGTAG
- a CDS encoding DUF1648 domain-containing protein, whose product MHGSRSGGKDGGTGGRTGGGRVAWLRVTALTVAPFLLALVLVLSLRAAWRNSLPSPLATHFSGGGSADDSVGHAAFVAVCVGLFVGLAALFAFGAAKGRPRGTGGLGAWTAIGYATGGFLGYLMTAVLVANRGLVDGAQAQFPLWHLGAAAGVAAVAAVAGLLLSRLIPAPGTTGPEPSVARMRLRPGETAVWTARANSSWMFATGLLLVLAGLGMLTVGAARSGGVGALLGGLLVAAVSSPSVTVDRRGLTVAARPLSWPRVRVALDQIERADARRISAMAYGGWGYRVTARGSGIILRSGEAVVVRRKSGREFVVTVRDAGAAAALLNTLRDRRDEGS is encoded by the coding sequence ATGCACGGTTCACGTTCGGGAGGCAAGGACGGCGGGACGGGTGGACGCACGGGCGGTGGCCGAGTGGCCTGGCTCCGTGTCACCGCGCTCACCGTCGCTCCGTTCCTGCTCGCGCTCGTCCTCGTCCTGTCGCTGCGCGCGGCCTGGAGGAACAGCCTGCCGTCCCCGCTGGCGACGCACTTCTCCGGCGGCGGCTCCGCGGACGACTCCGTCGGCCACGCGGCGTTCGTCGCGGTCTGTGTCGGCCTGTTCGTGGGACTCGCGGCGTTGTTCGCCTTCGGCGCCGCCAAGGGCCGCCCCCGGGGGACGGGGGGACTGGGCGCCTGGACAGCCATCGGGTATGCCACGGGGGGCTTTCTCGGGTATCTGATGACCGCGGTACTCGTGGCCAATCGCGGCCTCGTCGACGGCGCGCAGGCCCAGTTCCCGCTCTGGCATCTGGGTGCCGCCGCGGGGGTGGCCGCCGTCGCGGCGGTGGCAGGGCTGCTCCTCAGCCGGCTCATACCCGCGCCGGGGACGACCGGCCCCGAGCCTTCCGTCGCGCGTATGCGGTTGCGTCCCGGTGAGACAGCGGTATGGACCGCCAGGGCGAACTCATCCTGGATGTTCGCCACCGGCCTGCTCCTCGTCCTGGCGGGGCTGGGCATGTTGACCGTGGGCGCCGCCCGGTCCGGAGGGGTGGGCGCCCTGCTGGGCGGCCTGCTGGTGGCTGCGGTCTCCAGCCCGTCCGTCACGGTCGACCGGCGCGGTCTCACGGTCGCCGCCCGGCCGCTCTCCTGGCCTCGGGTGCGAGTGGCGCTGGACCAGATCGAGCGGGCCGACGCCCGGCGGATAAGCGCCATGGCGTACGGGGGCTGGGGCTACCGGGTCACGGCCCGCGGCTCTGGCATCATCCTGCGCTCGGGCGAGGCCGTGGTGGTGCGGCGCAAGAGCGGTAGGGAGTTCGTCGTCACCGTGCGCGACGCCGGGGCGGCCGCGGCCCTGCTCAACACGTTGCGCGACCGGCGCGATGAGGGGAGCTGA
- a CDS encoding GntR family transcriptional regulator: MLIRIDPGSPVPLGEQIAASVRGAVADGVVRPGERLPAARVLADTLNVNVHTVLRGYQRLREEGLIELRRGRGAVVVSAENSQARARLLGHARELVDEARKLGLTEEELVGLIRMGPAPGA; this comes from the coding sequence GTGCTGATCCGGATAGATCCCGGCTCGCCGGTGCCGCTCGGCGAGCAGATAGCGGCGTCCGTACGGGGCGCCGTGGCCGACGGAGTCGTCCGGCCCGGGGAGCGCCTTCCCGCGGCCCGCGTGCTGGCCGACACGCTGAACGTCAACGTGCACACGGTGCTCAGGGGCTATCAGCGTCTGCGCGAGGAAGGTCTGATAGAGCTGCGTCGCGGCCGGGGCGCCGTGGTGGTGAGTGCGGAGAACTCGCAGGCCAGGGCCAGACTGCTGGGACACGCGAGAGAACTGGTCGACGAGGCGAGGAAACTGGGCCTCACGGAGGAGGAACTGGTGGGGCTGATACGGATGGGGCCTGCCCCCGGGGCGTAG
- the sodN gene encoding superoxide dismutase, Ni: protein MLSRLFAPKVTVSAHCDLPCGVYDPAQARIEAESVKAVQEKYQANEDADFRTRAILIKEQRAELAKHHVSVLWSDYFKPPHFEKYPDLHQLVNDTLKALSAAKGSNDPKTGQKALDLIAQIDKIFWETKKG from the coding sequence ATGCTCTCCCGCCTGTTTGCCCCCAAGGTGACGGTCAGCGCCCACTGCGACCTGCCCTGCGGCGTTTACGACCCGGCCCAGGCCCGTATCGAGGCGGAGTCGGTCAAGGCCGTCCAGGAGAAGTACCAGGCCAACGAGGACGCGGACTTCCGCACTCGCGCCATCCTGATCAAGGAGCAGCGAGCCGAGCTCGCCAAGCACCACGTGTCAGTGCTGTGGAGCGACTACTTCAAGCCCCCGCACTTCGAGAAGTACCCGGACCTTCACCAGCTGGTCAACGACACCCTGAAGGCGCTCTCCGCGGCCAAGGGCTCGAACGACCCGAAGACCGGTCAGAAGGCGCTCGACCTGATCGCCCAGATCGACAAGATCTTCTGGGAGACCAAGAAGGGCTGA
- the sodX gene encoding nickel-type superoxide dismutase maturation protease produces the protein MRVPLGIAEVHGPSMVPTLRHGDQLLVRYGARVRAGDVVVLRHPFQQDLLVVKRAVERRDGGWWVLGDNPYAGGDSTDYGAVPEDLILARVLGRYRPRNRATTVPAQAQASAPDDAPAVAEVPSDRVVAAPGAAAAAGRTRGFLSGQRSAVELVSWAFSAVRPVLADRSLSKRLRAR, from the coding sequence ATGAGGGTGCCGTTGGGAATCGCGGAGGTGCACGGACCTTCGATGGTGCCCACCCTGCGCCACGGGGACCAGCTGCTCGTTCGTTACGGAGCACGGGTCCGGGCGGGTGATGTGGTGGTGCTGCGGCACCCCTTCCAGCAGGATCTGCTGGTCGTGAAGCGCGCCGTCGAGCGGCGGGACGGCGGCTGGTGGGTGCTCGGTGACAATCCCTACGCCGGTGGCGACAGCACCGACTACGGCGCTGTTCCCGAAGACCTGATACTCGCGCGGGTGCTCGGCAGGTACCGGCCGAGGAACAGGGCCACGACAGTCCCGGCGCAGGCGCAGGCGTCGGCGCCGGACGACGCTCCGGCTGTCGCGGAAGTACCCTCCGACCGTGTCGTGGCCGCGCCGGGCGCCGCCGCGGCGGCAGGCCGTACTCGGGGGTTCCTCTCAGGTCAGCGCTCCGCGGTGGAGCTGGTCTCCTGGGCCTTCTCCGCCGTGCGGCCCGTACTCGCCGACCGGTCGCTCTCCAAGCGTTTGCGGGCCCGGTAG
- a CDS encoding CGNR zinc finger domain-containing protein, whose amino-acid sequence MELAYYSDYAVRLVNTEEPARHRDSLTSVDSVRALFGTNASAGRRATDADVTRFRGVRARLRAVFEAADEGDPTLAVDLLNSLLLEFPVSPQISGHDHLDDEGDPRWHMHLADHPSNATAGFAAIAAMGLAFHLTEYGVDRLGLCEAAPCRNAYLDTSTNRSRRYCSDRCATRANVAAYRARKRLESDRSASTGRTAEKAQETSSTAER is encoded by the coding sequence GTGGAACTGGCCTATTACTCGGATTACGCCGTGCGTCTGGTCAACACCGAGGAGCCGGCCCGGCACAGAGACTCCCTCACCTCGGTGGACAGCGTCCGTGCGCTCTTCGGCACGAATGCGTCGGCCGGCCGCAGAGCCACTGACGCGGACGTGACACGCTTCCGTGGTGTACGCGCCCGGCTGCGCGCGGTGTTCGAGGCCGCGGACGAGGGCGACCCGACGCTCGCCGTCGATCTGCTGAACTCCCTGCTGCTGGAGTTCCCTGTGAGCCCGCAGATCTCGGGCCACGACCACCTGGACGACGAGGGCGACCCGCGCTGGCACATGCACCTGGCCGACCATCCGTCCAACGCGACGGCGGGGTTCGCGGCCATCGCCGCGATGGGGCTCGCCTTCCACCTCACGGAGTACGGGGTGGACAGGCTCGGTCTCTGCGAGGCCGCTCCGTGCCGCAACGCCTACCTCGACACCTCCACCAACCGCTCCCGCCGCTACTGCTCGGACCGGTGTGCCACCCGCGCCAACGTCGCCGCCTACCGGGCCCGCAAACGCTTGGAGAGCGACCGGTCGGCGAGTACGGGCCGCACGGCGGAGAAGGCCCAGGAGACCAGCTCCACCGCGGAGCGCTGA
- a CDS encoding class I SAM-dependent methyltransferase, with protein sequence MSGTAIGTDWREWQESWDRQQEWYLPDREERFRIMLDMVEALAGPKPRVLDLACGTGSITDRLLKRFPEAVSTGVDLDPALLTIARGTFEGDDRVTFVTADLKDPDWTVLLPYDSYDMVLTATALHWLHTDALAVLYGQLAGVVREGGGFMNADRVVDAATPRINAAERAHRHLGMDRAKGEGVLDWAEWWQLAAADPVLAEPTARRYAIYGEHADGDTPSVEWHASALRAAGFDEARAVWASPSDALVLALK encoded by the coding sequence ATGAGCGGCACAGCTATCGGGACCGACTGGCGTGAGTGGCAGGAGAGCTGGGACCGGCAGCAGGAGTGGTATCTGCCGGACCGGGAGGAACGATTCCGGATCATGCTGGACATGGTCGAGGCGCTGGCAGGCCCGAAGCCCCGGGTGCTGGATCTCGCGTGCGGTACCGGGAGTATCACCGACCGGCTGCTCAAGCGCTTCCCCGAAGCGGTCAGTACCGGTGTCGATCTCGACCCGGCGTTGCTCACCATCGCCAGGGGCACCTTCGAGGGGGACGACCGGGTCACCTTCGTGACCGCCGACCTGAAGGACCCGGACTGGACCGTGCTGCTGCCGTACGACTCGTACGACATGGTGCTGACCGCCACCGCTCTGCACTGGCTGCACACCGACGCGCTCGCCGTCCTCTACGGGCAGCTCGCGGGGGTCGTCAGGGAGGGGGGTGGGTTCATGAACGCCGACCGGGTGGTCGACGCGGCGACGCCGAGGATCAACGCGGCCGAACGGGCCCACCGGCATCTGGGCATGGACCGGGCCAAGGGCGAGGGGGTCCTCGACTGGGCCGAGTGGTGGCAGCTCGCCGCCGCCGACCCCGTGCTCGCGGAGCCCACCGCGCGGCGGTACGCCATCTACGGTGAGCACGCCGACGGTGACACCCCGTCGGTCGAGTGGCACGCGAGCGCCCTGCGCGCGGCCGGCTTCGACGAGGCGCGCGCCGTCTGGGCGTCTCCCTCCGACGCGCTCGTCCTCGCGCTCAAGTGA
- a CDS encoding amino acid ABC transporter ATP-binding protein gives MTDVTKKDARERPPMVKAEGVHKSFGNVEVLKGIDLEVANGEVFCLIGPSGSGKSTFLRCINHLEKINAGRLHVDGELVGYHQRGDKLYELKDSEVALRRRDIGMVFQRFNLFPHKTALENIMEAPVQVKGVSKAEARERAGQLLDRVGLADKADGYPSQLSGGQQQRVAIARALAMDPKLMLFDEPTSALDPELVGDVLDVMRGLAQDGMTMIVVTHEMGFAREVGDSLVFMDGGVVVESGHPRDVLTDPRHDRTKSFLSKVL, from the coding sequence ATGACCGATGTGACCAAGAAGGACGCGCGCGAGCGTCCCCCCATGGTGAAGGCGGAGGGCGTCCACAAGTCCTTCGGCAATGTCGAGGTGCTCAAGGGCATCGACCTGGAGGTGGCCAATGGTGAGGTCTTCTGCCTCATCGGCCCATCGGGTTCGGGTAAGTCGACATTCCTGCGCTGCATCAACCACCTGGAGAAGATCAACGCCGGCCGTCTCCACGTCGACGGCGAACTGGTCGGCTACCACCAGCGCGGCGACAAGCTGTACGAGCTGAAGGACAGCGAGGTCGCTCTCAGGCGCCGGGACATCGGCATGGTGTTCCAACGGTTCAACCTGTTCCCGCACAAGACGGCGCTGGAGAACATCATGGAGGCGCCCGTGCAGGTCAAGGGCGTGAGCAAGGCGGAGGCGCGGGAGCGTGCCGGACAGCTCCTCGACCGGGTCGGCCTCGCGGACAAGGCCGACGGCTACCCCTCGCAGCTCTCCGGTGGCCAGCAGCAGCGGGTGGCCATCGCCCGCGCGCTGGCGATGGACCCGAAGCTGATGCTGTTCGACGAGCCGACGTCGGCGCTCGACCCGGAGCTGGTCGGCGATGTCCTCGACGTGATGCGGGGGCTCGCTCAGGACGGTATGACCATGATCGTGGTCACCCATGAGATGGGCTTCGCCCGCGAGGTGGGCGACTCGCTGGTATTCATGGACGGCGGCGTCGTCGTGGAGTCCGGCCATCCCCGCGACGTCCTGACCGACCCCCGGCACGATCGGACGAAGTCCTTCCTGTCGAAGGTGCTGTGA
- a CDS encoding amino acid ABC transporter permease: MSADITKAGPEDAPPAGPQAIKAIPVRHYGRYIAAVVALALLVVIIYAFSQGKINWGAVPDYFFDSRILRGMEKTMLLTVLSMLIGVVGGVVLAVMRLSKNPVTSSIAWFYIWFFRGTPVLVQLFVWFNLGLVFEYVNLGPIYKDYWSSFMTPLLTALLGLGLNEAAYMAEICRAGLLSVDEGQTEASQALGMSHAKTLRRIVIPQAMRVIVPPTGNEVINMLKTTSLVAAVQYPELLRAAQDIGQTSGAPVEMLFVSAAWYLILTSVLSIGQFYVERYYARGSSRELPNTPFQKVRANLLSLGRPKGGMA; this comes from the coding sequence GTGTCTGCTGACATCACCAAGGCGGGTCCGGAGGACGCTCCCCCGGCAGGCCCGCAGGCCATCAAGGCCATCCCGGTTCGGCACTACGGCCGCTACATAGCCGCGGTCGTCGCTCTCGCCCTCCTCGTCGTGATCATCTACGCCTTCTCCCAGGGCAAGATCAACTGGGGCGCCGTCCCCGACTACTTCTTCGATTCCCGGATCCTCAGGGGCATGGAGAAGACCATGCTGCTGACGGTCCTCTCGATGCTCATCGGTGTGGTCGGCGGCGTCGTCCTCGCGGTGATGCGCCTGTCGAAGAACCCGGTGACCTCGTCCATCGCCTGGTTCTACATCTGGTTCTTCCGGGGCACGCCGGTCCTGGTACAGCTCTTCGTCTGGTTCAACCTGGGTCTGGTCTTCGAGTACGTCAACCTCGGGCCGATCTACAAGGACTACTGGTCGTCGTTCATGACGCCGCTGCTGACCGCACTGCTCGGGCTCGGGCTCAACGAGGCCGCGTACATGGCGGAGATCTGCCGGGCCGGCCTGCTCTCGGTCGACGAGGGACAGACCGAGGCGTCGCAGGCGCTCGGCATGAGCCACGCGAAGACGCTGCGCCGCATCGTCATCCCGCAGGCGATGCGCGTCATCGTGCCGCCCACGGGCAACGAGGTCATCAACATGCTCAAGACGACCTCCCTTGTCGCGGCCGTGCAGTATCCCGAGTTGCTGCGCGCCGCCCAGGACATCGGGCAGACGTCCGGTGCCCCGGTGGAGATGCTGTTCGTCTCCGCCGCCTGGTATCTGATCCTGACGTCGGTGCTGAGCATCGGACAGTTCTACGTCGAGCGGTACTACGCGCGCGGGTCGAGCCGCGAGCTGCCCAACACCCCGTTCCAGAAGGTCAGGGCCAACCTTCTCTCGCTCGGCCGCCCGAAGGGAGGCATGGCATGA